From the Synechococcus sp. HK01-R genome, one window contains:
- a CDS encoding NUDIX hydrolase, whose translation MAPLPPPEPFQLLETLEALDARKIRFERNRIRLPLGVEGTFGLIRHPGASLAVPITDEGQVVLLRQYRFAVQARLLEFPAGTLETGEDPLESMQRELGEEAGYSAARWDALGPMLPCPGYSDEVIHCFLARELTPLENPPAGDDDEDLEVVQMSPAELDARLASGEEWLDGKSVTAWFRAKQLLGL comes from the coding sequence ATGGCTCCGCTGCCGCCTCCTGAACCTTTCCAGTTGTTGGAGACGCTCGAGGCTCTGGATGCGCGCAAGATCCGATTTGAGCGCAACCGCATCCGGCTGCCCCTCGGGGTGGAGGGCACCTTCGGGCTCATTCGCCACCCAGGGGCCTCCCTGGCGGTGCCGATCACGGACGAGGGCCAGGTGGTGCTGCTGCGCCAGTACCGCTTTGCGGTGCAGGCCCGCCTGCTGGAGTTCCCCGCCGGCACCCTTGAGACGGGGGAAGATCCTCTGGAATCGATGCAGCGGGAGCTGGGAGAGGAAGCGGGTTACAGCGCTGCTCGCTGGGATGCTCTGGGGCCGATGCTCCCCTGTCCCGGTTACTCCGATGAGGTGATCCACTGTTTCCTGGCCCGCGAGCTCACTCCGCTGGAGAACCCGCCGGCCGGTGACGACGATGAAGACCTCGAGGTGGTGCAGATGAGCCCTGCTGAGCTCGATGCTCGCCTGGCCTCCGGCGAGGAGTGGCTCGATGGCAAGAGCGTCACCGCCTGGTTCCGCGCCAAGCAGCTGTTGGGTCTGTGA